Proteins from a single region of Candidatus Desulfatibia profunda:
- a CDS encoding tyrosine-type recombinase/integrase yields the protein MKLSPILHEFFHRYLPYIRGTSLHTVKAYRDAFKLFLPFAAKYHSIKVASLTVDHLSTELILAYLDDLEQHRNNIAKTRNHRLAALKSFAKMIRFMYPEYRQIADRIINIPQKRTQKAVVGFLYQEEILSIFQAVDLKRKEGFRDYTLLHLLYDSGARASEIALLKLDYFNPQQKTLAILGKGDRYRIISLEPKTVQLLQLYISKYRVSPNPPYQDRLFINQRGEELTRHGIYRICKKYLEKALPKKRLKTINPVHSFRHSCAVHMLYRGDSVTDIKNHLGHENVQSSTIYLHLDLKRRRQIQDRFLQHMKSVLTDDQKIDDLLQSENNADIMAWLDSL from the coding sequence ATGAAGCTGTCACCCATACTTCATGAATTTTTCCACAGATACCTTCCCTACATCAGAGGAACCAGCCTCCATACCGTCAAAGCCTATCGGGATGCCTTCAAGCTCTTTTTACCTTTCGCAGCAAAATATCACAGCATTAAAGTCGCCTCTCTCACAGTTGATCACCTTTCCACCGAGCTAATCCTGGCATACCTCGATGATCTGGAGCAGCATCGAAATAACATTGCAAAAACACGAAATCATCGCCTTGCAGCGCTGAAATCATTCGCCAAAATGATCCGATTTATGTATCCGGAGTATCGTCAAATAGCCGATAGGATCATCAATATTCCGCAAAAGCGTACCCAGAAAGCGGTAGTCGGTTTTCTCTATCAGGAAGAAATCCTCAGCATCTTCCAAGCTGTCGATCTGAAAAGGAAGGAAGGCTTCCGGGACTACACGCTTCTACATCTGCTCTATGACTCGGGCGCCAGGGCCAGTGAAATAGCGTTGCTAAAACTTGACTACTTCAATCCTCAACAAAAAACATTGGCCATTTTGGGAAAGGGAGATCGCTACCGAATTATCAGTCTTGAGCCCAAAACCGTTCAACTTCTCCAGCTGTATATCAGTAAATACCGTGTGTCCCCAAATCCTCCTTATCAGGACCGGCTTTTTATCAATCAACGCGGTGAAGAATTAACACGCCACGGCATTTACCGAATCTGCAAGAAATATCTCGAAAAGGCCCTCCCCAAAAAACGGCTCAAGACGATTAACCCCGTACACAGCTTTCGCCATTCCTGTGCCGTACACATGCTTTATCGTGGCGATTCCGTTACAGATATCAAGAATCATTTGGGACACGAAAATGTTCAGTCCTCAACAATTTACCTCCACCTCGACCTCAAGCGAAGGCGACAGATTCAGGACCGCTTTCTCCAGCATATGAAATCCGTTTTAACCGACGATCAGAAAATAGATGATTTGCTTCAGTCGGAGAACAACGCAGACATAATGGCTTGGTTGGATAGCCTATAA